From Neodiprion pinetum isolate iyNeoPine1 chromosome 7, iyNeoPine1.2, whole genome shotgun sequence, a single genomic window includes:
- the LOC124223709 gene encoding tigger transposable element-derived protein 6-like yields MANPAGGRKRKAISLQKKLEILEEVHDNPQEPKISVAKRLGLPYSTLMTIIANSADIRSSTSKAGPLGEKRTRTQEGRFSDLDKALLTWFQQKRAANIPVSGPMLQEQALIFAKKLNVTADFKASAGWVFKFKKRCGITGRSVCGEANSVDEATVEQWKNIDLPRIIKNYDLRDIYNTDETGLFFNLLPSKTLAEKGDPCHGGKQSKQRLTVLLTANADGSDKLRPLVIGKSQKPRCFKGVKSFPTEYAANKKAWMTGALFESQLDKLNNRMRREKRKVLLLLDNCAAHPPALRFSNIELAFFPANCTSHLQPLDLGIIAALKAKYRKVLVQRAVAALDAGETMPNLHVLQAMQLTGIAWNQVQSDTIAKCFQNAGVVKANDLDASSNEENELEGFEEPGDWAQVCAGLQFEDFVHYDEDLSTCAVQDDDDIVTEILAQDSDGDSDEIDETVKEVPVKFCEALSALEITKRYIMSKVIDGKGMQLVSDYERFMYECSLAEKKQATIDSFFKPK; encoded by the exons ATGGCAAATCCAGCAGGggggaggaaaagaaaagcaaTATCGCTGCAGAAGAAGCTGGAAATTTTAGAGGAAGTACATGATAACCCACAAGAACCGAAGATCAGTGTTGCAAAGCGGCTCGGTCTTCCATATTCAACACTGATGACAATTATCGCCAATTCGGCAGACATTAGGTCAAGTACGTCTAAGGCAGGACCTTTAGGCGAGAAAAGAACACGAACTCAAGAGGGCCGATTTTCAGACTTGGACAAAGCATTGCTCACATGGTTCCAACAAAAACGGGCCGCGAACATACCCGTTAGTGGTCCAATGCTGCAAGAGCAAGctttaatttttgcaaaaaaattaaatgtaacTGCTGACTTCAAAGCATCGGCTGGCTGGgtgttcaaatttaaaaaacgttGCGGCATAACCGGCAGAAGTGTTTGCGGGGAAGCTAACAGTGTCGACGAGGCTACTGTAGAGCAGTGGAAGAACATCGATTTGCCTCGAATCATAAAGAACTACGATCTCCGAGATATTTACAACACCGATGAGACAGGTCTGTTTTTCAATCTCCTACCATCTAAAACATTGGCTGAAAAAGGAGACCCCTGTCACGGAGGGAAACAGAGTAAACAGAGACTGACGGTGCTTCTAACAGCGAATGCAGATGGCTCCGATAAACTTCGTCCCTTGGTCATCGGGAAATCACAGAAGCCGCGTTGTTTTAAAGGCGTAAAAAGCTTTCCTACAGAGTACGCAGCAAACAAAAAAGCATGGATGACTGGAGCATTATTTGAGTCGCAGTTAGATAAGCTGAATAACAGAATGCGTCGTGAGAAGAGGAAAGTCTTGTTGTTGCTTGACAACTGTGCCGCTCACCCCCCGGCACTCCGTTTTAGCAACATTGAACTGGCTTTTTTTCCGGCCAACTGTACAAGCCATCTGCAGCCCCTGGATTTAGGAATCATCGCTGCTTTGAAGGCCAAATACCGCAAGGTGCTGGTACAGCGGGCAGTCGCGGCACTCGACGCGGGAGAAACGATGCCGAACTTGCATGTTCTGCAG GCAATGCAACTGACCGGTATTGCATGGAACCAAGTACAGTCTGACACCATTGCCAAGTGCTTTCAAAATGCAGGAGTCGTAAAGGCGAATGATCTCGATGCCTCTTCTAACGAAGAGAATGAGCTTGAGGGTTTCGAAGAGCCCGGAGATTGGGCACAAGTGTGTGCTGGGCTTCAGTTCGAGGATTTCGTTCATTACGATGAAGACTTGAGTACATGCGCGGTACAGGATGACGATGACATTGTAACTGAAATTCTTGCACAAGACTCAGACGGGGATTCGGACGAAATAGACGAGACTGTCAAAGAAGTCCCGGTGAAATTTTGTGAAGCTTTGTCGGCACTGGAAATTACAAAGCGATATATAATGTCCAAGGTTATCGATGGTAAAGGCATGCAACTCGTCAGTGACTACGAACGTTTCATGTACGAGTGCTCGTTGGCAGAAAAGAAACAAGCCACCATTGACAGCTTCTTCAAACCTAAATAA